A genomic stretch from Silurus meridionalis isolate SWU-2019-XX chromosome 1, ASM1480568v1, whole genome shotgun sequence includes:
- the LOC124391376 gene encoding FYVE, RhoGEF and PH domain-containing protein 5-like: MSAVLQEHHINPKDQIQAQCLPNGQFVHPVPEKCCQKQGCKLPIFSKARSSSTQGHGLNYYLKRHTKQNLRPANSEQHPLKNQRKEVQTQWKESRLTEDVKQRQESKLWKNINCKEGSMQWEELAQADLDEQDNILEQGDDLGCGEELAQGNGFDWQLGLEQREGFNLQCKDLSSVKLLSDSYCKEGEMGGVDRRLNIEKEWKEVVLNGKKRSLVTPEDSIFSSTHTIHQQIVHKDGINRNKTRPPVTLSDKTYTNDMFTESKYLTGFYSNGMCTNKLNADALTPDRTDIVTTFPEVCDAGEALADPDGFSECDLFEHIEISWKSGVEDVSECGDTVMLSVEEDSENSNESLGAFGEDGGEVAKELEQKKPVKNISLFRISHSDPTVYPKSEREAEVLSEFSDHCSSSFCSSESEVTSDDVEGKETRQNNENAQNGPETEQIVSTELKADDYDIAIPSASSTVSPQPEEQKMQEDCYNGKERTDISCGMTVMATKMLEEHVYEETEPKFQPKDLLQSRKYLMTRSISVETPRLDSFSTTISGKGRLMLHPQSYYTRHNYLGDSLPAFTGSLGCLSPGNPPPPPLDIPPPFELSSITRRPIRKSTPALPSDVTACNRKLDFGLKRYFLPLRFLRKTERRTDSRSVSSRSSSESSPQGSCRRLNLIRQCTDSPEFHRAYDSSGPSSPSSFRLHKDMHRQGVSPPLNNSFGSSSPNSWDMLRVESDDLIHSLFTQPFPLSKPRSFSSPNVDFSIYENVLNTSPHYENVQVRLLSPSNQNQRNQSSANDTDGYVDMSSLQSFQSKSSANEQETESAYTICSPMVRSDGTVSVSVGVECSKEEEKKASERLTVNCSRAFYTVKELLDSETQHVKTLKLLNETVGADEQLNKLWSDLPAICLLHQDLHTQLENRIKEWDQKEGIADILLAKKAEFSVFSSFISQHDSKARTMEQMENTQLDISAFKQQLLHVIARVLQYRMLLTDYKNNLSILSREYEDIQAAMEMVSDVADQAKDRLKNGADLLRLVNIEHNVQGLKNLLQPGRVFVKEGTLMKVSRKCKQPRHLFLMSDIMLYTYPQQDGKYRLINTLALTGMEVTRHLIENNQNALKIEVKDISITLLASSSIERDDWFVTLNRTVADLGSLLIEPPGFNEIGEKSGVCLGENAPPLVSVSQVAVCMNCPVHFSLTHRRHHCHACGKVVCRDCCKNKVPLKYMKNRRAKVCNKCYIELCKNDGDVAVLMESSSRPLSAVFQNIHTPSLWRSRKGHLTFNHVTGSDGEMSGTLQRSRSRKRSWKSLWFLLKDKVLYTYPQPEERVACESLPLLGFSVKSENEGESSVFQLYHNTTLYYTFKAQDTHTAQRWVSAMEEATVL; encoded by the exons ATGAGTGCAG ttttacaggAGCATCACATAAATCCCAAAGACCAGATCCAAGCCCAGTGTCTTCCCAATGGGCAATTTGTTCACCCAGTGCCAGAAAAGTGTTGCCAGAAACAGGGATGTAAGCTACCAATTTTTTCCAAAGCAAGATCAAGCTCAACACAGGGTCACGGTTTAAATTATTACCTGAAGAGACACACTAAACAAAACCTAAGGCCTGCTAATTCGGAACAGCACCCACTGAAAAACCAAAGGAAGGAGGTACAGACACAATGGAAGGAATCACGACTGACAGAGGACGTGAAACAAAGGCAGGAGTCAAAACTATGGAAAAACATAAATTGTAAAGAGGGCTCTATGCAATGGGAGGAGCTTGCACAAGCAGATCTGGATGAACAGGACAATATACTAGAACAGGGGGATGATTTGGGTTGTGGAGAGGAGCTGGCACAGGGGAATGGGTTCGACTGGCAGCTAGGTTTAGAACAGAGGGAGGGATTTAACTTACAATGCAAAGATCTAAGCTCCGTGAAACTCCTCTCTGACTCTTACTGTAAAGAGGGGGAAATGGGAGGAGTGGACAGACGGCTTAATATAGAAAAGGAATGGAAGGAAGTAGTTCtgaatgggaaaaaaagatcACTTGTCACACCTGAAGATTCCATATTCTCATCTACACACACGATCCATCAGCAAATAGTGCACAAAGATGGAATAAACCGAAACAAAACACGCCCACCGGTAACATTGTCTGACAAAACATATACTAATGACATGTTCACCGAATCAAAATATCTAACTGGATTTTATTCAAATGGCATGTGCACAAACAAACTCAACGCAGATGCTTTGACCCCAGATCGAACTGACATAGTCACCACGTTCCCAGAGGTGTGTGATGCAGGTGAGGCATTGGCAGACCCTGATGGCTTTTCTGAGTGTGATCTCTTTGAACATATTGAGATCTCTTGGAAGTCAGGAGTTGAAGATGTGAGTGAATGTGGAGACACAGTAATGCTTTCTGTGGAAGAGGACTCAGAGAACTCAAATGAATCACTGGGTGCTTTTGGGGAGGATGGTGGTGAAGTGGCAAAAGAACTGGAACAAAAGAAGCCAGtgaaaaacatttcattgtTCAGAATTTCTCACTCAGACCCAACAGTTTATCCAAAATCTGAGAGAGAAGCTGAAGTGCTTTCTGAGTTTTCTGATCATTGCTCCTCTTCATTCTGCTCATCTGAGTCTGAGGTGACTTCAGATGATGTAGAAGGAAAGGAGACCAggcaaaataatgaaaatgccCAGAATGGCCCAGAGACAGAACAAATTGTATCAACCGAGTTAAAAGCAGATGACTATGACATAGCTATTCCAAGTGCCTCGTCCACTGTTTCTCCACAACCTGAAGAGCAAAAGATGCAAGAGGACTGTTACaatggaaaagaaagaacagacaTTTCATGTGGTATGACAGTTATGGCAACAAAGATGTTAGAAGAGCACGTGTATGAAGAAACTGAGCCGAAGTTCCAACCCAAAGACCTTTTGCAGTCCAGGAAGTATTTAATGACACGTTCGATATCCGTGGAAACCCCCAGACTGGATTCATTTAGCACCACAATATCAGGAAAAGGACGTTTAATGCTACACCCACAGTCATACTATACACGACATAATTATCTAGGAGATAGTTTGCCTGCTTTCACTGGTTCATTAGGATGTCTCTCACCGGGAAATCCTCCCCCACCTCCGCTGGATATACCACCTCCTTTTGAACTGTCTTCTATCACAAGACGGCCAATTAGAAAGAGTACCCCTGCTTTGCCAAGTGATGTGACCGCCTGTAATAGGAAACTTGACTTTGGCCTCAAACGTTATTTCTTACCATTACGGTTTCTGAGAAAAACTGAAAGAAGGACAGATAGTCGCTCGGTGTCATCTAGGTCATCTTCAGAATCAAGTCCTCAGGGCTCTTGTCGAAGGTTAAATTTAATTCGGCAATGTACAGACAGCCCTGAATTTCACAGAGCATATGACAGTTCAGGACCTTCATCCCCATCTTCTTTTCGTTTACACAAGGACATGCATAGGCAAGGTGTAAGCCCTCCTTTAAATAACAGTTTTGGTTCATCTAGTCCCAACTCATGGGATATGTTAAGGGTGGAGTCAGATGACTTGATCCACTCCCTTTTTACACAGCCTTTCCCGCTTTCGAAGCCTCGGTCTTTCTCTTCCCCAAATGTGGACTTCTCAATTTATGAGAATGTTTTAAATACAAGTCCTCACTATGAAAATGTGCAAGTCCGCCTTTTATCACCCTCCAATCAGAATCAACGAAACCAGAGCTCAGCTAATGACACTGATGGTTATGTGGATATGAGCAGCCTACAAAGCTTTCAGAGCAAAAGTTCAGCAAACGAACAAGAGACTGAGag TGCTTACACAATCTGCTCTCCTATGGTGAGGTCAGATGGAACAGTGAGTGTATCTGTAGGTGTAGAGTGTtcaaaagaggaggagaaaaaagcaTCTGAAAGACTG acGGTTAATTGCTCTAGAGCATTTTACACTGTGAAGGAGCTGCTGGACAGTGAAACACA gcaTGTAAAGACTTTAAAGCTTCTGAATGAG ACCGTAGGTGCAGATGAGCAGCTGAATAAACTTTGGAGTGATTTGCCAGCAATTTGTTTACTCCACCAAGACCTCCACACTCAACTGGAAAACCGCATTAAAGAGTG GGATCAAAAGGAAGGCATTGCTGACATTCTCTTGGCGAAGAAAGCAGAGTTTTcagttttctcttcttttattaGCCAGCATGACTCCAAGGCGAGGACTATGGAGCAGATGGAGAACACA CAACTGGACATCAGTGCCTTCAAACAACAGTTGCTGCATGTGATAGCACGAGTCCTGCAATACCGCATGCTTCTAACAG ATTACAAAAACAATCTCTCAATACTTTCCAGAGAGTATGAAGATATACAAG CTGCTATGGAGATGGTCTCGGATGTAGCTGATCAGGCAAAGGACAGACTCAAGAATGGA GCAGATCTTCTGCGTCTGGTCAATATCGAGCACAATGTCCAGGGATTAAAGAACCTGCTTCAGCCTGGGAGG GTGTTTGTAAAAGAGGGAACCCTGATGAAGGTCAGCAGGAAGTGCAAACAGCCACGTCATCTATTCTTG ATGAGTGATATAATGCTTTACACGTACCCTCAACAAGATGGCAAATACAGACTCATTAATACTCTAGCCCTGACAGGGATggag GTTACTAGACATTTGATAGAAAATAATCAGAATGCCTTGAAGATTGAGGTCAAAGACATTAGTATAACACTGTTAGCaag CTCTTCTATTGAGAGGGATGATTGGTTCGTTACGCTGAATCGTACAGTAGCTGACCTGGGCTCATTATTGATAGAACCACCTGGTTTTAATGAG ATTGGAGAGAAGTCAGGAGTATGTCTCGGGGAGAATGCACCACCTCTGGTGTCTGTTTCCCAGGTAGCAGTGTGTATGAATTGCCCCGTTCATTTCAGCCTCACACACAGAAGGCATCACTGTCATGCCTGTGGCAag GTTGTGTGCAGAGACTGCTGCAAGAACAAAGTCCCCCTGAAATACATGAAGAACAGACGAGCCAAAGTTTGTAATAAGTGCTACATTGAGCTTTGCAAAAAtg ATGGTGATGTTGCTGTGCTAATGGAAAGCTCCAGTCGGCCACTGTCTGCCGTTTTCCAGAACATTCACACACCCAGTTTATGGAGGAGTCGTAAAGGCCACTTAACCTTCAACCAT GTGACAGGATCAGACGGTGAAATGAGTGGGACTTTGCAGAGGAGTCGAAGTAGAAAGCGTAGCTGGAAGAGTCTGTGGTTTCTACTGAAAGATAAAGTGCTGTATACATATCCACAGCCTGAG gAGCGGGTTGCATGTGAGTCCCTTCCTCTGCTAGGTTTCTCAGTAAAGTCAGAGAATGAAGGAGAAAGCAGTGTTTTTCAGCTCTACCACAACACTACACTCTACTACACATTCAAGGCTcaggatacacacacagcacagag GTGGGTGAGTGCCATGGAAGAGGCCACAGTCCTGTAG